From the Solanum pennellii chromosome 4, SPENNV200 genome, one window contains:
- the LOC107017217 gene encoding uncharacterized protein LOC107017217 has product MALPNFDALRELHDSANDLLHSSMIKREMAHQGQEKWVHDVSETSLRMLEVCTTTKDVILLVKDHLHDLKSTFRRISVGDNNNNKFTVPFHCQRKKLKKEILKRLHSLKGMKLSLGSDQSSESKNNLMVVVNVLREVKVAAMSIVESLMSLMLMPSPNNKKLNKGYFFGSKLMRVNSFTSWEKCDAMTLQCVNKRLEAVEIVVEDVLEGELECIIRRLIRTRVSLLNILTC; this is encoded by the coding sequence ATGGCATTACCAAATTTTGATGCTCTAAGAGAGTTGCATGACTCAGCCAACGATTTGCTTCACTCATCGATGATCAAACGAGAAATGGCCCACCAAGGACAAGAAAAATGGGTCCATGATGTTTCTGAAACATCGTTAAGGATGCTGGAAGTATGTACCACCACAAAAGATGTTATATTGTTAGTCAAAGATCATCTCCATGACCTCAAGTCAACGTTCAGAAGAATTAGCGTTggagataataataataataaattcacaGTACCTTTTCATTGTCAACgaaagaagttgaagaaagaGATATTAAAGCGCTTGCATTCCTTAAAGGGAATGAAACTATCATTGGGATCGGACCAAAGCTCagaaagtaaaaataacttGATGGTAGTTGTCAACGTGCTTAGGGAAGTGAAAGTTGCTGCTATGTCAATAGTGGAGTCATTGATGTCACTTATGTTAATGCCAAGTCCAAATaacaagaaattaaataaagggTATTTTTTTGGATCAAAGTTGATGAGAGTGAATAGCTTTACTTCTTGGGAAAAATGTGATGCCATGACATTGCAATGTGTGAATAAAAGATTGGAAGCAGTGGAGATTGTTGTTGAAGATGTTCTTGAAGGAGAATTAGAGTGTATTATTCGGCGTCTTATTAGGACAAGAGTCTCTCTTCTGAACATACTCACCTGTTGA
- the LOC107015714 gene encoding lysine histidine transporter-like 8 codes for MERELVVEEMKNISSTTNSLTSSPHDDSKPKSPFSSKILMSPLASASPIMKKALTYMEEIGHLTKLHDPALDAWLPITESRSGNAYYAAFHTLCSGIGVQALLLPLAFITLGWIWGIISLSLVFMWQLYTLWLLIQLHEFAPGMRNSRYLGLSMAAFGEKLGKILALFPTMYLSGGTCVTLIMIGGSSMKIFFQTVCASNSHITTLSTIEWYIVFTVSAIVLAQLPNLNSIAGISLVGSISAVTYCTLTWVISVVKERPQGVPFEPVENTSDVATICTILNALGMIVFAFRGHNLVLEIQGTMPSSLKNPSHVPMWKGVKFSYSIIALCLFPLAIGGYWAYGNLMPNGGILSALDKYHGEDTSKVILGITSLLVAIHCLTSFQIYAMPVFDNWELKYTSKKKKPCPWWLRTGLRVFFGCLTFFISVALPFLPSLAGLIGGIALPVTLAYPCLMWIMIKKPKRYSPSWFVNWSLGLLGLVLSILLVFSAIWTIATQGMDVHFFKTQ; via the exons atggaAAGGGAATTAGTAgtagaagaaatgaaaaatattagtAGTACAACAAATTCTTTAACATCATCTCCTCATGATGATTCAAAACCAAAAAGtccattttcttcaaaaatattaatgagTCCTTTAGCAAGTGCAAGTCCAATAATGAAGAAAGCTTTAACATATATGGAAGAAATTGGTCATCTTACAAAGCTTCATGATCCTGCTCTAGATGCTTGGCTTCCAATTACTGAATCAAGAAGTGGAAATGCATATTATGCTGCATTTCATACACTTTGTTCTGGGATTGGTGTCCAAGCTCTACTTCTACCTCTTGCTTTTATCACACTTGGATG GATATGGGGGATCATAAGTCTATCGTTAGTATTTATGTGGCAATTATACACACTTTGGTTACTCATTCAACTTCATGAATTTGCCCCTGGCATGCGCAATAGCCGTTATCTTGGCCTTTCAATGGCTGCTTTCG GTGAAAAACTTGGAAAGATTTTGGCCCTATTTCCAACAATGTACCTATCAGGTGGTACTTGTGTTACACTTATTATGATTGGAGGAAGCTctatgaagattttcttccaaactgtTTGTGCTTCAAATAGCCATATTACCACTCTAAGTACCATAGAGTGGTACATTGTGTTCACTGTTTCAGCCATAGTTCTTGCTCAACTCCCTAATTTAAATTCTATTGCTGGAATTTCTCTTGTCGGTTCGATCTCCGCGGTGACCTATTGTACCTTGACATGGGTAATTTCTGTTGTAAAAGAACGGCCACAAGGTGTTCCATTTGAACCTGTTGAAAATACATCTGATGTTGCAACAATTTGTACCATCTTGAATGCTCTAGGAATGATAGTTTTTGCATTCAGGGGCCATAATCTTGTTCTTGAGATTCAG GGTACAATGCCTTCTAGCTTAAAGAATCCATCTCATGTGCCAATGTGGAAAGGAGTCAAGTTCTCATATTCTATCATTGCTTTGTGTTTGTTTCCATTGGCAATTGGAGGCTACTGGGCTTATGGAAACCTG ATGCCAAATGGGGGGATATTGAGTGCACTGGACAAATACCATGGAGAAGACACTTCAAAAGTAATTCTAGGGATAACAAGTTTACTGGTGGCAATCCATTGCCTTACCTCATTCCAAATCTATGCAATGCCAGTGTTTGACAATTGGGAGTTGAAGTACACCAGCAAGAAGAAGAAACCATGTCCATGGTGGCTAAGAACAGGATTGAGGGTATTCTTTGGATGcctaacatttttcatatcagtAGCACTCCCCTTTTTGCCAAGTTTGGCTGGGCTTATTGGTGGCATTGCTCTGCCTGTTACCTTGGCATATCCTTGTCTAATGTGGATAATGATCAAGAAACCTAAAAGATACAGTCCAAGTTGGTTTGTTAATTGGTCACTTGGACTATTGGGTTTGGTTCTAAGTATTCTTTTAGTATTTAGTGCAATATGGACAATAGCAACTCAAGGTATGGATGTCCATTTCTTCAAGACCCAGTGA
- the LOC107017407 gene encoding auxin-induced protein X15, with protein MKSPSKKLSNIIAKWRKGKKGQFVVYTKEGKRFVVPLYYLNHPIFKVLLEMAEEEYGSNVNGPLQVPCENELMEYILCLLRTKLGNVEIGEAISSIGTCRETNVSCNFSSLQCDSLVESMS; from the coding sequence ATGAAGAGTCCTTctaagaaattaagtaacattATAGCCAAGTGGAGGAAAGGAAAGAAAGGTCAATTTGTTGTGTATACAAAGGAAGGCAAGAGATTTGTTGTGCCATTGTACtatctaaatcatccaattttcAAAGTTTTACTTGAAATGGCTGAAGAGGAGTATGGTTCAAATGTGAATGGTCCTTTGCAAGTACCTTGTGAGAATGAATTGATGGAGTATATTCTATGTTTGTTGAGAACAAAACTTGGTAATGTGGAAATTGGAGAAGCAATTTCCTCTATTGGTACATGTAGAGAAACAAATGTTTCTTGTAATTTCTCCTCTTTGCAATGTGATAGTTTAGTTGAAAGTATGTCTTGA
- the LOC107015924 gene encoding NADH dehydrogenase [ubiquinone] 1 beta subcomplex subunit 2 produces the protein MGGGDGHGVTFKGITVHQPKRWHSVTGKGLCAVMWFWILYRAKKDGPVVLGWRHPWEGHGHGHDH, from the exons atGGGAGGTGGAGATGGACATGGCGTGACCTTCAAAGGCATCACTGTACATCAACCTAAGCGTTGGCACTCCGTCACCGGAAAAGGATTGTGTGCCGTCATGTG GTTTTGGATTCTATACCGGGCCAAGAAAGATGGTCCTGTAGTGTTG GGCTGGAGGCATCCCTGGGAAGGCCATGGCCATGGTCATGACCATTAG